One region of Acidimicrobiia bacterium genomic DNA includes:
- a CDS encoding GNAT family N-acetyltransferase: MNKIIGKNIFLRPLIFSDYNNYFEVKTRCHDWLSKWEPTFNGTFQDSISTPALFAGRIEAFERGIAQDNYYGLGIFLHNSTFIGEVTIGNIERGPFQCAKLGYWIDEKYAGRSYTPQAVKLVMDYAFSDLDFKRIEVAIVPRNKPSVRVVEKLGFEFEGISREYIEVNAVREDHNRYAMTKSQYLLLNQ, translated from the coding sequence GTGAATAAAATAATTGGAAAGAATATTTTTTTAAGACCTTTAATTTTTTCTGATTATAATAACTATTTTGAAGTTAAAACAAGATGTCACGATTGGCTAAGTAAATGGGAGCCAACATTTAACGGAACTTTCCAGGATAGTATTTCTACACCAGCTCTATTCGCAGGTCGTATTGAAGCTTTTGAAAGAGGAATAGCACAAGATAACTATTATGGACTAGGAATATTTCTACATAATTCTACTTTTATTGGTGAAGTGACAATAGGAAATATTGAACGAGGCCCTTTCCAATGCGCAAAGTTGGGATATTGGATTGATGAAAAGTATGCCGGAAGATCTTATACACCACAAGCTGTAAAATTAGTTATGGATTATGCATTTAGTGATCTAGATTTTAAAAGAATTGAAGTAGCTATTGTCCCTAGGAATAAACCAAGCGTAAGAGTCGTTGAAAAATTAGGTTTTGAATTTGAAGGTATATCAAGGGAATATATTGAAGTTAATGCTGTGCGCGAGGACCACAATCGTTATGCCATGACAAAAAGTCAATATTTATTGTTGAATCAGTAA
- a CDS encoding proline--tRNA ligase yields the protein MAQSKLPTQKNDFPGWYQSVIREAQMAENGLAKGSMVIKPWGYAIWEQIQAQVDKRIKLTGHDNFYFPTLAPMSVFGAEADLVEGFAPEVYEVTQSGGRSLEENLFLRPTSEAIIWETYSRWVQSYRDLPLMYNQWANVFRSEKRSRLFLRTSEFLWQEGHTAHETEQEAIKETLTILRDVYLDTVLNKLMMPVIAGRKSESERFPGASETFTMEAMMRDKKSLQAGTSHYLGQKFAKAYGVQFQTHDGSLDNPYATSWGVSTRLIGGIIMTHGDDKGLRLPSAVAPRQVVIVPIYRDDDERSGVLDKSNSIKNELVANGMRVQLDDREEVRPGNKFFEWELKGVPIRIEIGPRDIEEGTVLVSMRAGSTIEPDARGSQKEKVNFESLANRINEMLIQHDQALFDEARDFRDENTIRPKSYDEMKSFLNECGGYAIVPWDGAIASEAQVKSETKATIRCLPVSNKDIDSGIDTGLIPYVHSEDLLDSNGSKMKCLITGNQASEIAIFSQAY from the coding sequence ATGGCACAATCAAAACTTCCAACACAAAAAAATGACTTTCCAGGCTGGTATCAAAGTGTTATTCGTGAAGCACAAATGGCAGAAAATGGCTTGGCTAAAGGATCTATGGTTATTAAACCTTGGGGTTATGCGATTTGGGAACAAATACAGGCACAAGTAGACAAGCGCATTAAGTTGACAGGTCACGATAATTTTTATTTTCCCACTTTAGCCCCAATGAGTGTTTTTGGTGCCGAAGCAGATTTAGTTGAAGGTTTTGCACCTGAAGTTTATGAAGTTACACAATCTGGTGGCCGTTCTTTAGAAGAGAACTTATTTTTACGTCCTACTTCTGAAGCTATTATATGGGAAACTTATTCTAGGTGGGTTCAGAGTTATCGCGATCTACCTTTAATGTATAACCAGTGGGCTAATGTTTTCCGTTCAGAAAAACGTTCTCGTCTTTTTCTTCGTACATCTGAGTTTTTGTGGCAAGAAGGCCATACTGCACACGAAACAGAGCAAGAAGCTATCAAAGAAACACTCACTATTTTACGTGATGTATATTTAGATACTGTGCTTAATAAACTTATGATGCCTGTAATTGCTGGACGTAAATCTGAAAGCGAACGTTTTCCTGGTGCAAGTGAAACTTTCACGATGGAAGCAATGATGCGCGATAAGAAATCTTTACAAGCTGGTACTTCACATTATCTTGGTCAAAAGTTTGCAAAGGCCTATGGTGTTCAATTTCAAACTCATGATGGGTCTTTAGATAATCCTTATGCTACTTCTTGGGGTGTCTCTACTCGCCTTATTGGTGGAATTATCATGACTCACGGTGATGATAAAGGTTTGCGTCTACCTAGTGCTGTTGCACCGAGACAAGTTGTTATTGTTCCTATTTATAGAGATGATGACGAACGTAGTGGCGTTCTAGACAAGTCAAATAGTATTAAAAATGAATTGGTCGCTAATGGCATGCGCGTTCAGCTTGATGACCGTGAAGAAGTTCGTCCTGGCAACAAATTTTTTGAGTGGGAACTTAAAGGTGTTCCTATTCGTATCGAAATTGGTCCTCGTGATATTGAGGAGGGCACTGTTCTTGTTTCAATGCGCGCAGGTTCAACGATTGAGCCTGATGCTCGAGGTAGCCAAAAAGAAAAAGTTAATTTTGAAAGTTTGGCCAATCGAATTAATGAGATGTTGATCCAACATGATCAAGCACTATTTGATGAGGCGCGTGATTTTCGTGATGAAAATACTATACGTCCGAAGAGTTATGACGAAATGAAATCTTTCTTAAATGAATGTGGCGGTTACGCAATTGTTCCTTGGGATGGGGCTATTGCTTCTGAAGCTCAGGTAAAGTCTGAGACTAAAGCAACAATAAGGTGTTTACCGGTAAGTAATAAAGATATAGATTCAGGCATAGATACTGGTCTTATTCCTTATGTTCACAGTGAAGATTTGCTAGATAGTAATGGTTCGAAAATGAAATGTTTAATTACAGGTAATCAAGCAAGCGAGATAGCCATTTTTTCTCAAGCTTACTGA
- a CDS encoding ROK family protein — MRKLILGIDMGGTKTAAGIFEYDGELLSKEVLINPKTDDAEEVWNGITDLIDKVSAPYIDEIIVCGVGAAGPGEPKGKSLSPANLPAWKKFPLRERLEAHIGKTAYIEDDCKALAMGEGWKGSAVGKNNYISMVVSTGIGGGIVLDGKLLHGHGMMAGHVGHIIINPNGPLCGCGQFGCIEAHASGPALLRKFGIAPEKATLEMKEYCADMIAHLICIVTATLDINWVTIGGSVALGFGDVFFNRAQETYDKMMQMDFGKGLKIVPSGLGIDGGLISAARVGKLGYRGILWSS, encoded by the coding sequence ATGCGAAAATTAATACTAGGAATAGATATGGGTGGTACGAAAACTGCTGCTGGTATTTTTGAATATGATGGTGAACTATTATCCAAAGAAGTATTAATAAATCCTAAAACTGATGATGCAGAAGAAGTTTGGAATGGGATTACTGATCTTATAGATAAAGTATCGGCACCTTATATTGATGAAATTATTGTTTGTGGTGTTGGAGCAGCAGGTCCAGGCGAGCCAAAAGGTAAATCGTTATCTCCAGCTAATCTTCCAGCATGGAAAAAGTTTCCTTTGCGTGAACGCTTAGAAGCACATATAGGAAAAACAGCTTATATAGAGGATGATTGTAAAGCATTGGCTATGGGTGAAGGTTGGAAAGGCAGTGCTGTTGGCAAAAATAACTATATCTCTATGGTTGTTTCAACTGGTATAGGCGGAGGCATAGTTCTAGATGGCAAACTCCTTCACGGTCATGGAATGATGGCTGGACACGTTGGTCATATTATTATCAACCCTAATGGTCCTCTATGTGGTTGTGGACAATTTGGTTGTATCGAAGCTCATGCTTCAGGGCCGGCCTTATTGCGAAAATTCGGTATAGCTCCTGAGAAAGCTACATTGGAAATGAAAGAATATTGTGCTGATATGATTGCACATTTAATATGCATTGTGACAGCAACATTAGATATTAATTGGGTAACTATTGGAGGTTCAGTCGCACTAGGTTTCGGTGATGTATTTTTTAATCGTGCACAAGAAACTTATGACAAGATGATGCAAATGGATTTTGGCAAAGGACTAAAAATCGTACCTTCAGGTTTAGGTATAGACGGTGGGCTAATTAGTGCAGCAAGAGTCGGTAAATTGGGCTATAGAGGGATACTTTGGAGCTCTTAG